From Pelagibacterium flavum:
CCGAAATCGTCGAAATGGATGTCGATGTCGATCTCCTCGACAGTGAAGGCCTCTGGCCCTCAATTCTCCTCCACCTCGCAGAAAAGTGCGTCGGTATCATGGGCGTCCAGATCATTCCCGGCGAAATTGCGCCCGACTGGATGATCCTGTCGCGGCCCTATTTCGAGGCGCCCTATGTCCTGCTGACGCGCGACGACGAGATCGAAAATCTTGCCGATTTGCCGGCCGAAACCCGCGTGGGCGTCCCACTTTATACCCCAATCGATATCGAAATGATGACTGTGATCGCAGCCGGCGGCCAGCTAGGGGAACTGCGACGGCTCCCCTATGACCGGCCCGAACTCATGGCATCACTGATGCGTAGTGGCGAGATGGACGCTGCCATCGTCTGGGAGCCTCATCTTGAACTGCCGACTGTCCAGCCGCTCGATTTCTTCGTGGGTCGGGCCAGCATTGCGCCGCTGCGGCAGGATAGGCGTGCCGTCGCCGTGCTCCTGCGCAGCCAGGACCGGATGCTTCGAACCATGATTGACGATGCCATTGCAGCCCTGTCCATGGAGATCGGGCCATGAGCAATTATGGATTGTCTTCAGATGGTTGGCCGTCCTTCTTGACGCGTCAGATTCTGGTGATTGCTGAAACAGAGTCGACGCGAGCATGACAGATCGAACGTTCGCATTTGATGGCCGGGCGAAAACTGGCGGTTCCAGATCGATCCATGCTGCCGGTATCGGACGGGCGGCGAGCCGAGAGGGTCCATCATGTTGGATTTGAGTTTTCTGCAAATCCTTTCGCGCCTCATTGCAATTATCATCGTATTGGCGGTGATGGGCTTTAGCCTGGCTGGATTTGCGCGGCTCTTGGGCGACAAGGGCATGATCCACGACGGCAAGCTTTCGCTTAACCCGCTAACCCATATAGACATCTTTGCTCTGGTGGCCGGCGTTGCCGGGCGCATAGGCTGGCTTCGCCCCGTAAACATCGATCCGTTGGAATGTCGTGGTCACCGCGTGGCTCCGGTGCTGGCCGCGATTGGCGCTATGACCGCGCTCTTTTTTCTCGGTCGCGTTGCCGGCGTTCTTCAGCCGTGGGTCGCCACATCGTGGCCCACCAGCAGTGCGAGCTTTGCAACTGCTACTCTGCGAGCTATTGGCGATACGGCTGGATGGACGCTTGCCGCCAACGCCATTCCCGTCCCGCCGCTTCTCGGCGGCTATCTTGTTCAGGCTATTGCCCCGGCTACCCACGACTGGCTGGTTAAGCGACATTCCTTTGTTTCATTCGCCCTCTCAGCGCTGGTCATTTTCAGTTACGGGAGTCTGTCTAACACGCCGTTTGGCGGATGGGCCAGTACATTGGGACGAGGTTGATCCTGGTGTTGCAAGCGTTCGCCGCCTTTGCCTCTGTCCTTGTCCGGCCGCATTGCGCCTTGCAAGCGTTCGGCGTCATTACACGTGGCGGCTCGGCGTCGTTGGGCCTATCGGCTTTTGAGGGGTTTGGAACCTGTAGCTCTGCCGAGGGAGTGATCTTATGAGCCGGACTGCCGGCACGCCCGCGATTTTGGTTGAAAGCGTATCCAAGCGCTTTGGTCGTGTTCTGGCGCTTGATGATGTGTCTTTGTCGGTGCGGCAGGGCGAGACATTTGCCTTGCTTGGCCCCAATGGTGCGGGAAAGTCGAGCCTGATCGATATTTTGTGCACGATCAGCAGGCCCGATGGCGGACGGGCCGAGATAACCGGTATCGATGTCGTCAGGCACCCCTTGCAGGCCCGCAAGCGGTTGGGTGTTGTGTTCCAGGAGGCAACGCTGGATACGCGCCTTTCGGTTTATGAGAACCTTAATTTCCACGGCATGGTCTATCAGATGAACCGGGCTGACCGGCGCCGGCGCATCGATGAGATGCTTGCGCTGGTTGAACTTTCCGACTGGCGCGATGCGGTGGTGAGAACCCTCTCTTCGGGTATGCGGCGACGCCTCGAGATCGCACGCGGCCTGATGCACGAGCCCAGAATATTGTTTCTCGATGAGCCCACCATCGGTCTCGACACACAGTCGCGTGCCAAGATCTGGTCCTATCTCGAACAGCTGCGGGCCAGCCAGAATCTCTCCATCATCGTGACAACCCACTATATCGAGGAGGTCGATACCTGCGATACGATCTGCATCATCGATCATGGCAGGATTTTGGTGACCGGCACGCCGGAAACGCTCAAGGCAGCGCATGGCACGAGCCTGTTTCGCGTGACGCCCCGCACGCCTGACGCCCATGCAGCTCTTGTCGCGCGATATCCCGGCACCGTGGAAGGGGCCGAAGGTCAGTTGCTGATCAGGGCAGAAGACGCCGGCAGCGCCGATGCTCTGCTGGCCGAATTCGGAACCCGATTGCGCCAGGTCTCGGTCGATCAGCCGAGCCTTGAAAGCGTGTTCCTGTCACTCACCGGTCGCGACCTGCGCGAGGCGCCGCCTGCCGTCGGCAAGACGCGGGGGCACCCATGAGCCAGCCCCCGCCCAAAGACATGGCCATTCAACCGGGCGAAGACCCGGGCCCATGGCTGGTTGCGGCAACCCGGATCGGGTTTCTCGCCATGCTGATCGTTCTGTGGTGGATCGCGTCGGTCAATGTGGCGCGCAACATCATCCCCTCGCCCTGGGCAACGCTGCAGGCGGCAGGCGGGCTGCTGCAGGAGGGGCGCCTGCAGACCGCTTTTGTCGATTCCCTGTCGGTCTATCTTTCGGGCTATGGCCTTGCGATCCTGTGTGCCATCCCGCTCGGGGTCGCCATGGGCGCGTTCAACCTGCTTGGCCGGACGCTCGAGATCTATGTCTATGCGCTTTCGGCCACCCCCCGCGTCGCGTTCATTCCCCTTATCATCGTACTGCTCGGACTGGGCTCGGAAGCCAAGGTGTTCATCGTCTTTCTTGGCGCCGTAATGCCCATTCTGATCAACACCTATGCCGGCGTGCGCCAGTCCGATCCCGAGCTTGTCGAAATGGCCCGCTCGGTCGGCGCTGGGCGACTTCGGATCTTTACCCGTATCGTGCTACCCGGCGCCGTGCCTTATGTCATTGTCGGCCTGCGCCTTGGCGCTACGATCGGTCTCATCAATACCGTGGTCGCCGAGCTTTATACCGCCGTGCGTGGTCTGGGCGGGCTTCTGGCCATCTATGGCAACACGTTCAGGATGGCGGAGTACTTCGTCATCGTCCTTTCGCTCGCAGCCATCGGGGTCGTCGTGACCGAGGGGCTGCGTTTCGTCGAACTGCGCCTTGCCAGATGGCGGCGCTAAACATCCAAGGGAGAGAGTAAATGACCACCAAATCAATGATGCTGGCTCTGGCCGGATCGGTCGCGAGCCTGGCCCTGATGACCGGCGCCGGGCTGGCGCAATCGAGCGAGCCCTTCCGCCTGATCCTGACCCACCTCGAGCCGCCGCTTGTTCCCAATTCCGTAATGGATCTGGCCGCAGAGCTGGGCTATTTCGAAGCCGAAGGCGTCGATGTCGAACTCGTTCGCGTTCAGCAGACCCCCTCGGCCATCGCCGCGCTGCAATCGGGCGAGGGCGAAATGGCCAATATCGGTGTCGATGCGCTTTTGCAGGTGATCCACAATGGCGCTACCGATTTCCGCGCGGTGACCTCGCCCAACAAATCGTTGCCGTTCCTCATCGCCTCCAAGGACGATATCGCAACGCCTGCCGATCTTGCCGGCCGCAGCTTTGGTGTTGGACGGGTGGGAAGTCTCGACCACTCGCTTTCGACATTGGTGCTGTCGAGCCAGGGCGTTTCAATCGATGATTCCGAAATCGTCTCGCTCGGCCAGCCCGATATCCGCGCCCAGGCGCTCCTGGCCGGGCAGGTCGATGCCACGACCATGTCGATCGGCGTGTGGAGCGAACTGCCCGACACTCAGGGTCTGCATGTTCTGATCGATCAGGACGCCTATTATGAGGGCGCGCCTGTGATCAACAAGGTCAATGCCGTCACCGGCGAGGTTCTGACCGAGCGGCGCGAGGACGTTGAAGCTGTGATCCGGGCTCTGACCAGGCTCTCGCGCGACTTCGCAGAAAACCCCCAGATGTGGGTCGACGCGATGATGGAGGTTCGCCCCGACGTCAGCCCCGAAGTGCTCGAGATGCTTGCGCAGTCCTTTGTTGGCAGCTGGAGCGTCAATGGCGGCATGAGCGTTGAGGAACTGAGCTTTACCAGCGACTGGCTGTATGAGACCGAAGACTTCACCGATTTCGAGCCTCTGGCGCTCGAAGACTGGGTCGATTTCGGGCCTGTTGATGCCGTTCTGGCCGAATTGGGCACTGACGATACCATGGACCCCGCCGATCGATGAGCGTCGTCCATTTCCCGGGAGGTGACCGCGTGGCACCAAAGCCGCAGGCGTCAAAGACCCTGCTCACATTCGCAGATGTCCACAAACGCTTCGTCCAGCCGGACGGGTCGGTCAACACGGCGATCGATGGCGTTTCGCTCGACATCGCCGAACGCGAATTTGTTGCCCTGATCGGCCCCTCGGGATGCGGAAAGACCACAATCCTGCGGCTGGCCAACGGCCTGATCGTTCCCGATGCCGGATCGATCCGGATCGATGGTCGGCCGCCCGAACCTGGACCCGATATGGGCTTTGTCTTTCAGGCCTTCCGCCTGATCCCATGGGCCAATGCGCAGGCCAATATCGAATTCGCTTTGGAAAGCCTCGACCTCTCCAGGGCCGAGCGCGCCGAACGGGCCCGGCATTATCTCGATCTCGTCGGGTTGTCGCGCTCGGCCAAGGCCTATCCGGCCCAGCTTTCGGGCGGCATGAAGCAGCGCGTGGCCCTGGCGCGCGCGCTGGCGGGAGAACCGCGCGTGCTCCTGATGGACGAACCCTTCGCAAGCCTCGACGCGCAAACGCGCGAACTGATGCAGGGCGAATTGCTCTCCATCTGGCGGCGGCTCACCCCCACCGTCGTTTTTGTCACCCACAGCGTCGATGAGGCGCTCGTGCTGGCCGATACCATCGTGGTGATGGGCGCCGGAACGGTGCTCGAAACCATCAGGGTCGATCTGCCGCGACCACGGCTCACCGTCGAAATGCGCGCTGATCCGCGGTTCCTCGAACAGAGGTCCTATTTGTGGAACCGTATCCGCGACCTTGTGCTCACCGACCCCGCCTCTGAATTCTTCGGCCGTAATCTCAACGAATAGGAGCTCCCGATGACCGCCATGTGGGGACAATTGGTCGGCGTCTATGCCATCTGGCTGCGCGAGGTCAAACGCTCGCTGCGCGACAAGGGACAACTGATCGGCGGCGTCAGTCGGCCCCTGCTGTGGGTGCTGATCCTGGGCATCGGTCTCAACCCCTATTTCCGGGGCGAAGTGTATGGCGAAGTGCGGTTCGTGGTGCCCTACACCTATCTCCAGTTCATCTTCCCCGCCGTCATCGTCCTCAACATTCTTTACACCTCCATCCAGTCTGCGGTCTCGCTGATCTGGGACCGCGAGTTCGGGTTTTTGCGCGAGGTTCTGGTCTCACCCATGTCACGCAACATGATCCTTCTGGGCAAGGTCCTGGGCGGCGCCACGACCGCCGTCATCCATGGCTGCATGGTGCTGGTCGTCGCGCGCTTCGTCGGCGTCACCCTGACCTGGGAGACGATCTTTGCAGCTATCGGGCTGATGTTCGCCCTGGCGTTCGGGTTGACCGCCTTCGGCATCGTCATTGCCAATTACGTGCGTGGGTTCGAGAGCTTCGGGGTATTCTCCAATGCCGTGATCCTGCCGCTCTATTTCACCGCCAGTTCCGTCTTCCCGCTCGATCCGGCACTGACCCGCGCCCAGACGCTGGTGACCTACCCCGAATGGCTGGTCATCATCGTCGAGCACAACCCCCTGACCTATGCCGTCGATGCGATGCGCGGCATCCTGATCAAGTTCAATCAGTTCGATCCAGCTCTCGGTTTTCAGGTGGTTGGCATCATGGCCGTCGGCCTGTTCCTTCTGGCCATGTGGGAATTCCGGAAAGTCTGATGTCGGCTCCCGCTCACAAAAGGCCACGCAAGAGCCATTGGCTGTTCGACATGGCCCCTCTGGCGCTCTGCTTTGCGCTGCTGTTTGCCGTGAGCTTCTTGCCGCCCGACAGCGCGCGCTACGAGGTCGACAGGCTCGGTCGGCTCAATGTGTGCATGCCGCCCCTCTACCCGCCGCTTGTGACCGGCAAAGCGGACAGGCCCGGCTTTGAGGTCGAATTGCTCCAGGAAATCACCGAACGGCTTGGCTGGCGGCTCAACATCGTCTCCAACGCGTCGATGGGGCGCGATTTCAATCCACGCAGCTGGCGCATCACCCGTGCCCAGTGCCAGGTCCTGGCCGGAGGCATCGCGGTCAATTCGACGACGCGTTCGTTCCTCGACACCACCGACCCGCATCTCGTGACCGGATGGGCCCTGATCGCACCGCCCGGCACCACCATCGAGACCGTGCAAAGCCCGGTGGGCTTTCTGGCCGGCCTCACGGGTCTCGACCGGATCGGGCTGGGCCAGTATCTGCGCCAGCGCGCCATCACCGCGACCATCGTCAACGACGCCGCCACCCTGCGCGCCCGCCTGGAGGCCGGCGATTACGATGCGGCGATCACCGAAGCCCTGCTGGCCAGCACCACTTTTTCCAACACCAACCTCGCCATCACCGTCCTCGGTCCACCCCTCGAACGCATTCCGCTGGGCATGGGGTTCTGGAAAGGCGATCTGACGCTCAAGCGCGCTGTGCAATCCACGATCGCCAACATCCGCGCAGACGGAACATTGGCCGTCATCGCAGCGCGATATAATCTGAAGAGCGAAGCCGTTTCTTCATCCAAGTAAGGCAGGCACAGGAGCATTCCAGCACCATCTCCCTCCCTCAGCGGTCTTCAACACCTCTACCATAGCACAGAGATGCCCTCGGGGCGTCCAACCTTGGCTATCTCGGCGTGGATATCGAGGATGCATTGCTGCTGGCTGAACGGCCCGAAATATGTTCTGGAGCGGTCGTTTGTTCACAACGAATGACTGCTTCGTGCAGCTGACGCTTAGCCCACATCCGCGAAGAGGCGGGAGGAAGAGGGTCGGTTCTGGTGCCTTGACGCGTTAAGCTGCTATCAGCACCAAACGAGCTCAACTCCATGGCACCTTTCAAAACCTTTCTTAATCTACCAAACCAACTTCAGGCGCAGGATCACCGTCGCATCGCGGTTTTAGGCGTCGAGCATTGTAGCGCCTATCCTGATCAGAGCAGCAGCGGGCATGCGCTGGCCGCTGATGCCATCCGAGCTGCCAGCCAAGAAGATGCGGCCCTGGTGGAGCATTGGGATTTCGATCTTGGCGGCCCCTTGTTCGATGACGGCCCCATTGCCTGTGCAGACTGGGGAAATGTTGAAACGGTGATAGGTGACAGCATCGGAAACCGCGCCCGGATCGAGCAAAAGACCCGAGAGGTTCTCGCCCAATCTGCCGTCCCGATTCTGATTGGAGGCAATGATTCAGTGCCAATCCCGTTTCTCGCGGCTTTTGCAGACCGGGGGCCGATCTGGATCCTCCAGATCGACGCCCACATCGATTGGCGTGATGAACTGCAGGGCGAACGGTACGGCTTTTCCAGCCCGATGCGGCGAGCAAGCGAAATGCCTCATGTTGCCGGCATAGTGCAGGTTGGCATGAGGAGTGTGGGCAGTGCCACGAAGGCAGAGCTCGACGCGGCAATTTCATATGGCAGCAAGATCGTCACCGCCCGCGAAATCCATAGCCAAGGCGTCGAGGCCGCACTGCGCCATCTTCCAGACGGGGCTCGGATCGTTATAACTTTAGATTGTGATGGACTCGATCCTTCCATCATGCCCGGTGTAGCCGCACGAACGCCCGGCGGACTCAGCTACACCCAAACAATTGATCTGATTGCCGGAGCCACGGCACGAGGACGCATCGTCGGCATGGACCTGGTTGAGTTACTGCCGCCAGCCGATCTCGATGGGCTGTCGGCTCTCACCGCTTCGCGTATCCTCGTCAACATGATCGGTGCCATCGTCCGGCAGTGCTAGCCAACTGGCATCTACGGGGTGGTTGGCGGAGAGGCAGGTTGCCGTGACCAGCTTGCGAAAGCTGCCACGCAGCCGGCGCGCACCCTCTACAAGGCGCAAACTGGCGCTCAAGCTGGAGCCTGCCCCTGTGCCGGTGGAAGAAGATCCGGCGCGGGGCTTCTGAGTTTGCCAGGCTGAAGATCATGACAGCCTGGGCTGCTCCGAAGCGAGCGCAACATGCAGCTCGTGCCGGCCTGGAGGAAGTCCGAGGCTGTAGCCGAAATCCAGCTTGAAGTCAGTGGCCTTCAGGCCATGCGCCGCGGCATGGGCGTAGAGGCGCGCATACTGATCCGGGATGGCCTCGAGCGGGCCGTCATGGATGATGCGGAGGTACCGTCCCGGAGGGATGGAAAAACTGACCATTCCGGCAGGAACTTCGGTTGTCTTGGCTGCCAGGTATCCAACAAGCTCGCGATAGACGCCGTCTGTTGATTTCCGCTGAGAAGTGACCCGGTTCAGGGAGATTTTTCCACTGAGAAGTGACCCATGTTTGAACGCTATCCTGCTCGTTTTGGGCGGGAGATTTAG
This genomic window contains:
- a CDS encoding zinc metalloprotease, translated to MLDLSFLQILSRLIAIIIVLAVMGFSLAGFARLLGDKGMIHDGKLSLNPLTHIDIFALVAGVAGRIGWLRPVNIDPLECRGHRVAPVLAAIGAMTALFFLGRVAGVLQPWVATSWPTSSASFATATLRAIGDTAGWTLAANAIPVPPLLGGYLVQAIAPATHDWLVKRHSFVSFALSALVIFSYGSLSNTPFGGWASTLGRG
- a CDS encoding GyrI-like domain-containing protein codes for the protein MVSFSIPPGRYLRIIHDGPLEAIPDQYARLYAHAAAHGLKATDFKLDFGYSLGLPPGRHELHVALASEQPRLS
- a CDS encoding ABC transporter ATP-binding protein; the encoded protein is MSRTAGTPAILVESVSKRFGRVLALDDVSLSVRQGETFALLGPNGAGKSSLIDILCTISRPDGGRAEITGIDVVRHPLQARKRLGVVFQEATLDTRLSVYENLNFHGMVYQMNRADRRRRIDEMLALVELSDWRDAVVRTLSSGMRRRLEIARGLMHEPRILFLDEPTIGLDTQSRAKIWSYLEQLRASQNLSIIVTTHYIEEVDTCDTICIIDHGRILVTGTPETLKAAHGTSLFRVTPRTPDAHAALVARYPGTVEGAEGQLLIRAEDAGSADALLAEFGTRLRQVSVDQPSLESVFLSLTGRDLREAPPAVGKTRGHP
- a CDS encoding substrate-binding periplasmic protein yields the protein MLKQIICSMSLLVAALPAAPAALAQPFVPVESYNRTRPDFGNRLPLCVIANSPTLGRDREVAAELAHVLLLEPEIVEMDVDVDLLDSEGLWPSILLHLAEKCVGIMGVQIIPGEIAPDWMILSRPYFEAPYVLLTRDDEIENLADLPAETRVGVPLYTPIDIEMMTVIAAGGQLGELRRLPYDRPELMASLMRSGEMDAAIVWEPHLELPTVQPLDFFVGRASIAPLRQDRRAVAVLLRSQDRMLRTMIDDAIAALSMEIGP
- a CDS encoding ABC transporter substrate-binding protein, which gives rise to MTTKSMMLALAGSVASLALMTGAGLAQSSEPFRLILTHLEPPLVPNSVMDLAAELGYFEAEGVDVELVRVQQTPSAIAALQSGEGEMANIGVDALLQVIHNGATDFRAVTSPNKSLPFLIASKDDIATPADLAGRSFGVGRVGSLDHSLSTLVLSSQGVSIDDSEIVSLGQPDIRAQALLAGQVDATTMSIGVWSELPDTQGLHVLIDQDAYYEGAPVINKVNAVTGEVLTERREDVEAVIRALTRLSRDFAENPQMWVDAMMEVRPDVSPEVLEMLAQSFVGSWSVNGGMSVEELSFTSDWLYETEDFTDFEPLALEDWVDFGPVDAVLAELGTDDTMDPADR
- a CDS encoding ABC transporter permease, whose product is MTAMWGQLVGVYAIWLREVKRSLRDKGQLIGGVSRPLLWVLILGIGLNPYFRGEVYGEVRFVVPYTYLQFIFPAVIVLNILYTSIQSAVSLIWDREFGFLREVLVSPMSRNMILLGKVLGGATTAVIHGCMVLVVARFVGVTLTWETIFAAIGLMFALAFGLTAFGIVIANYVRGFESFGVFSNAVILPLYFTASSVFPLDPALTRAQTLVTYPEWLVIIVEHNPLTYAVDAMRGILIKFNQFDPALGFQVVGIMAVGLFLLAMWEFRKV
- a CDS encoding agmatinase, which produces MAPFKTFLNLPNQLQAQDHRRIAVLGVEHCSAYPDQSSSGHALAADAIRAASQEDAALVEHWDFDLGGPLFDDGPIACADWGNVETVIGDSIGNRARIEQKTREVLAQSAVPILIGGNDSVPIPFLAAFADRGPIWILQIDAHIDWRDELQGERYGFSSPMRRASEMPHVAGIVQVGMRSVGSATKAELDAAISYGSKIVTAREIHSQGVEAALRHLPDGARIVITLDCDGLDPSIMPGVAARTPGGLSYTQTIDLIAGATARGRIVGMDLVELLPPADLDGLSALTASRILVNMIGAIVRQC
- a CDS encoding substrate-binding periplasmic protein — encoded protein: MSAPAHKRPRKSHWLFDMAPLALCFALLFAVSFLPPDSARYEVDRLGRLNVCMPPLYPPLVTGKADRPGFEVELLQEITERLGWRLNIVSNASMGRDFNPRSWRITRAQCQVLAGGIAVNSTTRSFLDTTDPHLVTGWALIAPPGTTIETVQSPVGFLAGLTGLDRIGLGQYLRQRAITATIVNDAATLRARLEAGDYDAAITEALLASTTFSNTNLAITVLGPPLERIPLGMGFWKGDLTLKRAVQSTIANIRADGTLAVIAARYNLKSEAVSSSK
- a CDS encoding ABC transporter ATP-binding protein, whose product is MAPKPQASKTLLTFADVHKRFVQPDGSVNTAIDGVSLDIAEREFVALIGPSGCGKTTILRLANGLIVPDAGSIRIDGRPPEPGPDMGFVFQAFRLIPWANAQANIEFALESLDLSRAERAERARHYLDLVGLSRSAKAYPAQLSGGMKQRVALARALAGEPRVLLMDEPFASLDAQTRELMQGELLSIWRRLTPTVVFVTHSVDEALVLADTIVVMGAGTVLETIRVDLPRPRLTVEMRADPRFLEQRSYLWNRIRDLVLTDPASEFFGRNLNE
- a CDS encoding ABC transporter permease, translated to MSQPPPKDMAIQPGEDPGPWLVAATRIGFLAMLIVLWWIASVNVARNIIPSPWATLQAAGGLLQEGRLQTAFVDSLSVYLSGYGLAILCAIPLGVAMGAFNLLGRTLEIYVYALSATPRVAFIPLIIVLLGLGSEAKVFIVFLGAVMPILINTYAGVRQSDPELVEMARSVGAGRLRIFTRIVLPGAVPYVIVGLRLGATIGLINTVVAELYTAVRGLGGLLAIYGNTFRMAEYFVIVLSLAAIGVVVTEGLRFVELRLARWRR